In Helicobacter pylori, a single genomic region encodes these proteins:
- a CDS encoding phosphate acetyltransferase translates to MPWFLGSITAETIRPALQIIKTKPGVSLVSSVFLMCLDTQVLVFGDCAIIPNPSAKELAEIATTSAQSAKQFNITPKVALLSYATGDSAQGEMIDKINEALTIAQKLDPQLEIDGPLQFDASIDKSVAKKKMPNSQVAGQASVFIFPDLNAGNIAYKAVQRSAKAVAIGPILQGLNKPINDLSRGALVEDIVNTVLISALQAQD, encoded by the coding sequence ATGCCATGGTTTCTGGGGTCAATCACGGCTGAGACCATTAGACCCGCTTTACAAATCATTAAGACTAAGCCCGGCGTGAGCCTGGTTTCAAGCGTGTTTTTAATGTGTTTGGACACCCAAGTGTTAGTCTTTGGGGATTGCGCGATTATCCCTAACCCTAGCGCTAAAGAATTAGCCGAGATCGCTACCACTTCTGCGCAGAGCGCCAAGCAATTCAATATCACGCCTAAAGTAGCCTTACTCTCTTATGCGACAGGCGATTCCGCTCAAGGCGAAATGATAGACAAAATCAACGAAGCTTTAACAATCGCTCAAAAGTTAGATCCCCAATTAGAAATTGATGGCCCTTTACAATTTGACGCTTCCATTGACAAAAGCGTAGCGAAGAAAAAGATGCCTAACAGCCAAGTGGCCGGGCAAGCTAGCGTTTTTATTTTCCCGGATTTGAACGCCGGAAACATCGCTTATAAAGCGGTGCAACGGAGCGCTAAAGCCGTGGCGATAGGGCCTATCTTACAAGGCTTGAACAAGCCCATTAACGATTTGAGTAGGGGTGCTTTAGTGGAAGATATTGTTAACACCGTTTTGATTAGCGCCCTTCAAGCGCAAGATTAA
- a CDS encoding cupin domain-containing protein: MEVVNFLEGVCFEKLHIETLNENSSNKEIRICMPKGAVMDKHKAPGAISVQVLEGKIVFEVGDEKIEMPKGALISLEAQVSHRLDALENSVIRLSLSKK; encoded by the coding sequence ATGGAAGTGGTTAATTTTTTAGAGGGCGTTTGTTTTGAAAAACTCCACATTGAAACGCTGAATGAAAATTCTTCCAATAAAGAAATCCGCATTTGCATGCCTAAAGGAGCTGTTATGGACAAACACAAGGCCCCGGGAGCGATTAGCGTGCAGGTTTTAGAGGGAAAAATCGTTTTTGAAGTGGGAGATGAAAAAATAGAAATGCCTAAGGGAGCGTTAATCAGCCTAGAAGCCCAAGTTTCGCACCGTTTGGACGCTTTAGAAAATAGCGTTATAAGATTGTCTTTGAGTAAAAAATAA
- the hypB gene encoding hydrogenase accessory protein HypB → MSEQRKESLQNNPNLSKKDVKIVEKILSKNDIKAAEMKERYLKEGLYVLNFMSSPGSGKTTMLENLADFKDFKFCVVEGDLQTNRDADRLRKKGVSAHQITTGEACHLEASMIEGAFDLLKDEGALEKSDFLIIENVGNLVCPSSYNLGAAMNIVLLSVPEGDDKVLKYPTMFMCADAVIISKADMIEVFNFRVSQVQEDMQKLKPEAPIFLMSSKDPKSLEDFKNFLLEKKRENYQSTHSF, encoded by the coding sequence ATGAGCGAACAACGAAAAGAATCTTTACAAAATAACCCTAATTTGAGTAAAAAAGACGTCAAAATCGTGGAAAAGATTTTGAGCAAGAACGACATTAAAGCCGCTGAAATGAAAGAGCGCTATCTCAAAGAAGGGCTGTATGTGTTAAACTTCATGAGCTCTCCTGGCAGCGGTAAAACCACGATGCTAGAAAATCTAGCGGATTTTAAAGACTTTAAGTTTTGCGTGGTAGAGGGCGATTTGCAAACCAACAGAGATGCGGACAGGTTGCGTAAAAAAGGCGTGAGCGCGCACCAGATCACCACCGGCGAAGCGTGCCATTTGGAAGCGAGCATGATTGAGGGGGCGTTTGATTTACTCAAAGATGAGGGGGCGTTAGAAAAAAGCGATTTTTTAATCATTGAAAATGTGGGGAATCTGGTTTGCCCCTCAAGCTATAATCTAGGAGCGGCGATGAATATCGTGTTACTCTCAGTCCCAGAGGGCGATGATAAGGTGCTAAAATACCCCACGATGTTTATGTGCGCGGATGCGGTCATTATCAGTAAAGCGGATATGATTGAAGTGTTTAATTTCAGGGTTTCTCAAGTCCAAGAAGACATGCAAAAATTAAAGCCTGAAGCGCCTATTTTTTTAATGAGTTCCAAAGACCCTAAAAGCTTGGAAGATTTTAAAAATTTCCTTTTAGAAAAAAAGCGTGAAAATTACCAATCCACGCATTCGTTTTAA
- the hypC gene encoding HypC/HybG/HupF family hydrogenase formation chaperone produces the protein MCLAIPSKVIAINDNVALLETLGVQREASLDLMGESVKVGDYVLLHIGYVMSKIDEKEALESIALYQEMIAKMNETHE, from the coding sequence ATGTGTTTAGCGATCCCCTCTAAAGTCATAGCCATTAACGATAATGTGGCGCTTTTAGAAACTTTAGGCGTTCAAAGAGAGGCGAGCTTGGATTTAATGGGCGAGTCCGTTAAAGTGGGCGATTATGTGTTGCTCCACATCGGCTATGTGATGAGTAAGATTGATGAAAAAGAAGCCCTAGAATCCATTGCACTTTATCAAGAAATGATCGCCAAAATGAACGAAACGCATGAGTGA
- the hypD gene encoding hydrogenase formation protein HypD, whose product MSVNHLIAPFRDKQTLLALSNAIKKLAFKLEKKLVIMEVCGGHTHSLMKYGLLDLMPNNLEFAHGPGCPVCVMPRARLDEAYELAMIKDSIVLSLGDMMKVPGSYGSLIQAREKGLDARFLYSPMQALEIAKENPYKKVIYIAIGFETTTPMSASVLWNAKKEKIHNLFFHINHILVPPSVSAILEDPACQINALLAPSHVSVISGAQIYTPLVDRFKLPIIVSGFEPVDILESVLMLIKQALNKEAKLEIQYKRAVSYWGNVKAQELVNACMEVRENFEWRGLGNIKRSALKLKEAFASYDAEKVFKEHLSHKTSKENKACKCGEILKGIAKPLDCSLFATTCTPQNPIGSCMVSSEGACAAYYRYKRV is encoded by the coding sequence ATGAGCGTTAATCATCTCATCGCCCCTTTTAGAGACAAGCAAACCCTTTTAGCGCTCTCTAATGCAATCAAAAAACTCGCTTTTAAACTTGAAAAAAAATTAGTCATCATGGAAGTGTGCGGAGGGCATACGCATTCTCTCATGAAATACGGGCTTTTGGATTTGATGCCTAACAACTTAGAGTTTGCGCATGGGCCGGGGTGTCCGGTATGCGTGATGCCAAGAGCGCGCCTTGATGAAGCTTACGAACTCGCTATGATCAAAGACAGCATTGTTTTGAGTTTAGGGGATATGATGAAAGTCCCCGGGAGCTATGGGAGTTTGATACAAGCCAGAGAAAAGGGGCTGGATGCGCGCTTTTTGTATTCGCCCATGCAAGCTTTAGAGATCGCTAAAGAAAACCCGTATAAAAAAGTCATCTACATTGCGATCGGTTTTGAAACCACAACGCCGATGAGCGCTAGCGTTTTATGGAATGCTAAAAAAGAAAAAATCCACAACCTTTTTTTCCACATCAACCACATTTTAGTGCCTCCGAGCGTGAGCGCGATTTTAGAAGATCCAGCCTGCCAAATTAACGCCCTTTTAGCCCCTAGCCATGTGAGCGTGATCAGCGGCGCTCAAATCTATACTCCTTTAGTGGATCGCTTTAAACTCCCCATTATTGTGAGCGGTTTTGAGCCGGTGGATATATTAGAAAGCGTGCTGATGCTTATTAAACAAGCCTTAAACAAAGAAGCCAAGCTAGAAATCCAATACAAAAGAGCGGTGAGCTATTGGGGGAATGTAAAAGCGCAAGAGTTAGTCAATGCATGCATGGAAGTGAGAGAAAATTTTGAATGGAGAGGGTTAGGGAATATCAAACGATCCGCTCTCAAACTCAAAGAAGCGTTCGCTTCTTATGACGCTGAAAAAGTCTTTAAAGAACACTTAAGCCACAAAACCTCCAAAGAAAACAAGGCATGCAAGTGCGGGGAAATTTTAAAAGGCATCGCTAAGCCCCTAGATTGCTCGCTATTCGCCACAACTTGCACCCCACAAAACCCGATCGGCAGTTGCATGGTCAGCTCTGAGGGGGCGTGTGCGGCGTATTATCGTTACAAGCGCGTTTGA
- a CDS encoding type II toxin-antitoxin system YafQ family toxin has product MLTIETSKKFDKDLKILVKNGFDLKLLYKVVGNLATEQPLEPKYKDHPLKGTLKDFRECHLKPDLLLVYQIKKQENILFLLRLGSHSELF; this is encoded by the coding sequence ATGCTGACGATTGAAACCAGTAAAAAATTTGATAAGGATCTTAAAATTCTTGTTAAAAATGGGTTTGATTTAAAGCTTTTGTATAAAGTGGTTGGAAATTTAGCCACAGAGCAGCCCCTAGAACCCAAATACAAAGACCACCCACTCAAAGGCACTTTAAAAGACTTTAGGGAATGCCACCTAAAACCGGATTTATTGCTTGTCTATCAAATTAAAAAACAAGAAAACATTCTTTTTTTGTTAAGGCTAGGCAGTCATAGCGAGCTGTTTTGA